ACTGCAGGAGGCGTATGTCCGCGGCGGCGCCCCGCTGATCGACTACCTCGAGTCCGACGACGATCTCGAATTCATGGTCTACCCGTGGCCCGACTACTTCGGCAAGGCGCCCAAGGCCCGTGCCCAGGGACGTCACATCGTCCCGTCGCCGCTGCCCATCGCCGCCGATCCCGAGCTCAACGAGTCGATCCGCGGCCCGCTCGGCCGCGAACGCAACGGCGAACCCCTGCCCGACATGCTCATCGGAGGTCGCGCGCTCGTCGGACGATTCCTCATCGCCCTGCGCAAGTACCCGAACGTGGAGCTGTACCGGAACACCCCGCTCGAAGAACTGATCGGCGAGGACGGTGTGGTCGTGGGCGCGGTCGTCGGGAACGACGGCGAGCGACGGGCGATCCGCGCGCGCAAGGGTGTCGTCCTCGCCGCCGGTGGCTTCGATCGGAACGACGAGATGCGCAGCAAGTACGGGGTGCCCGGCGCCGCGCGGGACTCGATGGGCCCGTGGTCGAATCTCGGCAAGGCCCACGAGGCGGGCATCGCCGTCGGCGCCGACGTCGACCTGATGGATCAGGCCTGGTGGTCGCCGGGACTGACCCACCCGGACGGACGTTCGGCGTTCGCGCTGTGCTTCACGGGCGGCATCTTCGTCGACCAGGACGGTGCGCGGTTCACCAACGAGTACGCACCCTACGACCGTCTGGGCCGCGACGTCATCGCCCGCATGGAGCGCGGCGAGATGACGTTGCCGTTCTGGATGATCTACGACGACCGGAACGGTGAGGTCCCACCGGTCGGGGCGACGAATGTGCCGCTCGTCGAAACCGAGAAGTACGTCGACGCGGGACTGTGGAAGACCGCCGACACCCTCGAGGAACTCGCCGAGCAGATCGGTGTGCCAGCCGAATCCCTGAAGGCGACCGTCGCGCGGTGGAACGACCTGGCCGCGAAGGGAGTCGACGAGGACTTCGGCCGCGGGGACGAGCCCTACGATCTCGCCTTCACCGGCGGTGGGTCCGCGCTGGTCCCGATCGAACAGGGCCCCTTCCACGCGGCACAGTTCGGCATCTCCGACCTCGGCACCAAGGGCGGTCTGCGGACCGACACCGTCGGGCGGGTGCTCGACAGCGAGGGTGCTCCGATCCCCGGCCTGTACGCGGCGGGCAACACGATGGCCGCACCGAGCGGCACCGTCTACCCCGGCGGCGGCAATCCGATCGGTGCGAGCGCACTGTTCGCGCACCTGTCCGTGATGGACGCGGCGGGACGCTGACACACAGAGGCGGGACGCCGACGCACATACGAACCGGGCCCGGAGGATACGCAGGTAT
This window of the Rhodococcus pyridinivorans genome carries:
- a CDS encoding FAD-binding protein; the protein is MAEWAEECDVLVVGSGAGGCCGAYTAAREGLSVILVEASEYFGGTTAYSGGGGVWFPTNAVLQRAGDDDTLEDALTYYHAVVGDRTPRELQEAYVRGGAPLIDYLESDDDLEFMVYPWPDYFGKAPKARAQGRHIVPSPLPIAADPELNESIRGPLGRERNGEPLPDMLIGGRALVGRFLIALRKYPNVELYRNTPLEELIGEDGVVVGAVVGNDGERRAIRARKGVVLAAGGFDRNDEMRSKYGVPGAARDSMGPWSNLGKAHEAGIAVGADVDLMDQAWWSPGLTHPDGRSAFALCFTGGIFVDQDGARFTNEYAPYDRLGRDVIARMERGEMTLPFWMIYDDRNGEVPPVGATNVPLVETEKYVDAGLWKTADTLEELAEQIGVPAESLKATVARWNDLAAKGVDEDFGRGDEPYDLAFTGGGSALVPIEQGPFHAAQFGISDLGTKGGLRTDTVGRVLDSEGAPIPGLYAAGNTMAAPSGTVYPGGGNPIGASALFAHLSVMDAAGR